A genomic window from Leishmania mexicana MHOM/GT/2001/U1103 complete genome, chromosome 14 includes:
- a CDS encoding putative fatty acid elongase, translating into MQWIDSWGANHYDGYAFRQWLLDNHDIAIYVAVGYITFVFQAPKLVSKYLNLPANAKSSALVPVINKTWAVWNILLSAFAFYGTTRVVPPLLYNLKTYGLHDTLCTFRPDEFYTSDVGVALGLFTISKVPEFGDTFFLVLKGTKLRFLSWFHHTAMFLYVWLSYETGSSTLICAAAMNYFVHTIMYFYFFLSEAGFKNLARPFAMYITMLQLVQMVGVMFVSGYVIAQKYILAGQGIMDGMEGSCSGTTMATARLQLGIYTAFLYLFGEMFMNNHVRPRVAKKAD; encoded by the coding sequence ATGCAGTGGATCGACAGCTGGGGTGCCAACCATTACGATGGCTATGCCTTCAGGCAGTGGCTGCTCGACAACCATGATATTGCCATCTACGTTGCCGTTGGATACATCACCTTCGTTTTCCAGGCTCCCAAGTTGGTGTCCAAGTACCTGAACCTGCCCGCGAATGCCAAGAGCAGCGCCCTCGTCCCGGTGATCAACAAAACCTGGGCCGTGTGGAACATCCTCCTGtccgccttcgccttctACGGCACAACGcgcgtggtgccgccgctgctgtatAACCTCAAGACGTACGGCCTGCACGACACCCTCTGCACCTTTCGCCCGGATGAGTTCTACACGTCCGACGTTGGTGTGGCGCTTGGCCTCTTCACCATCTCCAAGGTGCCCGAGTTCGGCGACACCTTCTTCCTGGTTCTGAAGGGCACGAAGCTGCGGTTTCTCTCCTGGTTCCACCACACCGCCATGTTCCTGTACGTGTGGCTCTCGTACGagaccggcagcagcaccctcatctgcgccgccgccatgaaCTACTTTGTGCACACCATCATGTACTTCTACTTCTTCCTGTCGGAGGCCGGCTTCAAGAACCTCGCCCGGCCGTTCGCCATGTACATCacgatgctgcagctggtgcagATGGTCGGTGTGATGTTTGTGTCGGGCTACGTTATTGCCCAGAAGTACATCCTGGCTGGCCAGGGGATCATGGACGGCATGGAGGGGTCGTGCTCTGGCACGACCATGGCAACAGCCCGCCTTCAGCTCGGCATCTATACGGCGTTTCTCTACCTGTTCGGAGAGATGTTCATGAACAACCACGTGCGCCCGCGTGTTGCCAAGAAGGCGGACTAa
- a CDS encoding putative fatty acid elongase, which translates to MEALDNYLIAHYDGHAVQKWLANNVDIGVYIAAAYLTFVFKGPLLVDFIFRGNPPTRLIKMCWTLWNIGLAVFSMYGVYHIVPLFIKNLHQYGQKDALCRFREDEFYTGKNGVAMGLFSLSKLPEFGDTFFLIMGGKRKLPFLSWFHHVTIFLYAWMAYQQASSIWIVLASINYFVHSIMYTYFALAEAGFKKLVKPFAMYITLLQITQMVVGLYFTFSFISYHKADPKVCNGSTMALARGQCMIYFFNLYLFSEMFIKGYVLPRRAAAGESAPATAPAGKKRD; encoded by the coding sequence ATGGAGGCCCTCGACAACTACCTTATCGCACACTACGACGGCCATGCGGTGCAGAAGTGGCTGGCGAACAACGTGGACATTGGTGTGTACATTGCTGCCGCCTACCTGACCTTCGTCTTCAAGggcccgctgctggtggactTTATCTTCCGCGGCAACCCACCGACAAGACTGATCAAGATGTGCTGGACCCTGTGGAACATCGGTCTCGCTGTCTTCTCCATGTACGGAGTGTACCACATTGTTCCCCTCTTCATCAAAAACCTTCACCAGTACGGGCAGAAGGACGCGCTGTGCCGCTTCCGCGAAGATGAGTTCTACACCGGCAAGAACGGCGTTGCCATGGggctcttctccctttcgAAGCTGCCCGAGTTCGGCGACACCTTCTTCCTGATCATGGGCGGCAAGCGCAAGCTCCCGTTCCTCTCCTGGTTCCACCACGTCACCATCTTCCTCTACGCGTGGATGGCGTACCAGCAGGCCTCCAGCATCTGGATCGTGCTGGCCTCCATCAACTACTTTGTGCACTCCATCATGTACACGTACTTCGCCCTCGCCGAGGCCGGCTTCAAAAAGCTGGTGAAGCCGTTCGCCATGTACATCACGCTGCTCCAGATCACGCAGATGGTGGTGGGTCTCTACTTTACGTTCTCCTTTATAAGCTACCACAAGGCAGACCCAAAGGTCTGCAACGGCTCCACGATGGCGCTCGCGCGCGGCCAGTGCATGATCTACTTCTTCAACCTCTACCTCTTCTCAGAGATGTTCATCAAGGGCTATGTGCTGCCGCGTagggcggcggctggcgagTCCGCACCTGCAACCGCCCCCGCTGGTAAGAAGCGCGACTGA
- a CDS encoding putative fatty acid elongase has product MFPFEEYVNGHVVQQYMYENVDYACYLVFAYLGMVRYGPGIAKAILGESPAPQPAPDGKRAKPAADPEWLRLSMIVWNFMLSGFSICGAIVLVPALLSSIKKNGLKSTACEYRVELAYTSPRGSWLAMFVLSKIPELVDTLWLILQKKKTPPFLHWYHHVSVLMFAWFSYSVGSSTMAVFSTMNIFVHSVMYMYFALCACGVKKLLRPFAPLITALQILQMVGGTALTFYSYAVNVPSYNAGIEDVHKLPCAVPKSAARFGALMYLSYLYLFCELYVNSYIKGPARSASAKKSA; this is encoded by the coding sequence ATGTTCCCGTTTGAGGAGTACGTGAACGGCCATGTGGTTCAGCAATATATGTATGAAAATGTCGACTACGCCTGCTACCTGGTGTTTGCCTACCTCGGCATGGTGCGCTACGGTCCGGGTATTGCCAAGGCCATCCTGGGCGAGAGCCCCGCGCCGCAACCGGCCCCCGACGGCAAGCGCGCGAAGCCGGCTGCAGATCCGGAGTGGCTGCGCCTCAGCATGATAGTGTGGAACTTCATGCTCTCTGGCTTCTCGATCTGCGGCGCGATCGTTTTGGTTCCGGCGCTCCTGTCGTCCATCAAAAAAAACGGCCTGAAGAGCACTGCGTGCGAATACCGCGTCGAGCTCGCCTACACCTCCCCCCGCGGTTCCTGGCTGGCCATGTTCGTGCTGAGCAAGATCCCTGAGCTCGTCGACACCTTGTGGCTGATTTTGCAGAAGAAGAAGACGCCGCCGTTCCTGCACTGGTACCATCACGTGTCAGTGCTCATGTTCGCCTGGTTCAGCTACTCCGTCGGCAGCTCGACGATGGCCGTCTTCTCCACCATGAATATCTTCGTGCACTCAGTAATGTACATGTATTTTGCCTTGTGCGCATGCGGCGTCAAGAAGCTGCTTCGCCCCTTCGCTCCCCTGATCACGGCACTGCAGATCCTGCAGATggtcggcggcaccgcgctCACCTTCTACTCGTACGCAGTGAATGTACCATCCTACAACGCTGGGATTGAGGACGTTCACAAGCTGCCGTGCGCCGTCCCCAAGTCCGCAGCTCGCTTTGGCGCTCTCATGTACCTGTCCTACCTGTACCTCTTCTGTGAGCTGTACGTGAACTCGTACATCAAAGGCCCCgctcgcagcgcctccgccaaAAAGTCCGCgtaa